Within the bacterium genome, the region CTACCGGGTTATCGGAATCCTTATTATTCCAACCGTCCGGAGATAACGCCTAAGTCGATGCTATCAGGCGTTGTTCTCAAACCCAAAGAAGAAGAAAAAGAAATCGTCTACGATTTTACGGCGCTGACCGATCAACCGGCGTTGCAAAAAGGCCATGAAGTCTGGGTGAAAAATTGCGTCGTGTGCCACGGGCAAAAAGGCGAAGGCGGAATTGGACCCAATTTGACCGACGACTATTGGATTCATGGCAACGGTATTAATAATATCATGAAAACGATTATTAAAGGCGTTCCCGAAAAAGGCATGCTGGCGTGGGGCAAAATACTGAAACAAGAAGAAATGCTCCATGTTGGAAGTTATGTAATGACGTTGCACGGAACAAATCCGCCTAACGCCAAAGCACCTCAAGGAACATTGGCAAAATAAGCTGATAGAATAACCTTTGAATCTTTCAGAGGCTTAAGAAATTGAACAGGACGACTAAAATGGAAGCACTTCATTATTATGACATCGTACACGACAGTTACTCACGATGCGCGATAAGGAAAAAATTTTTCGACGATTTTTACGATATATTTATGAGCCGTTCTCCTCAAATCGCGTATATGTTTCGTAAGTCGGATATGGAAAAACAAAAAAAACTTTTGGACAAAGGCGTAACGATGATGATCATGTTTGCCGGCGGTAATGCCATCGGCAAAATCGCGTTGGATCATATTTCGAAAATTCACCGGCAGTTGAATGTGACGGAAGAATATTATGATTACTGGCTCGATAGCCTGCTTCAAACGCTAAAAAAACATGATCCGCAGTATAATTTTAAGCTTGAGAGAGCGTGGAAAGAAGTTATGGGCGCTGGAATCGAATATCTGCTGCACAATTCGAAATCACCCTCGCCTATGCCTATTAAAGGAAACGCATGACAGAATTAGACCAACAAGCGGATGCGACACAGGCCAAATCGCCGGAAGCATTCCGTGATCGTGTCGCCAATATCGATAAAAGCGGCCATCGCATTTGGATCTATCCCAAGAAACCTAAAGGTACGTTTCATCGTTTACGCGCATGGTTTTCGGTATTGCTCATTGCTATTATGATCGGTGTACCGTTTATCCAATACAATGGCCATCCGTTCGTGCTGCTGAATGTTGTCGAACGCAAATTTATCTTGTTTGGACTGGCGTTCTGGCCGCAGGATTTTCACATTTTCGCGCTCGCTTTTCTCAGCCTTATTATTTTTATCGTGCTGTTTACAGCGGTTTTTGGGCGTGTGTGGTGCGGCTGGGCATGTCCG harbors:
- a CDS encoding c-type cytochrome, with the translated sequence MLSGVVLKPKEEEKEIVYDFTALTDQPALQKGHEVWVKNCVVCHGQKGEGGIGPNLTDDYWIHGNGINNIMKTIIKGVPEKGMLAWGKILKQEEMLHVGSYVMTLHGTNPPNAKAPQGTLAK
- a CDS encoding globin, whose translation is MEALHYYDIVHDSYSRCAIRKKFFDDFYDIFMSRSPQIAYMFRKSDMEKQKKLLDKGVTMMIMFAGGNAIGKIALDHISKIHRQLNVTEEYYDYWLDSLLQTLKKHDPQYNFKLERAWKEVMGAGIEYLLHNSKSPSPMPIKGNA